Part of the Varibaculum massiliense genome is shown below.
GTTCGTCTACCGGGAGCGGATACAGTTGCTCGAGGCGGACAATCGCGGTATCAAAACGTTCCCGCTTTGCCCGTTCTTTCACCAGGTCATAGTAAACGCGACCGGTACACAGTAGCACCCGCGAAGGCTGACTTACCCGCTCGTCGACCTCGCCAATCACCGGCTGGAACTGTCCAGAAATGAAATCCTCGACCGGGGAAGCTGCCGCTGCTAAACGCAATAATTGCTTCGGCTCGAACGCAATCAAAGGTTTGCGCGGACGCTTATAGGCTTGCGAACGTAACATGTGGAAGTTATTCGCTGGATTTGAGGGCTGGCATACCCACATATTTTCTTGGGCACACAGTTGCAGGTAACGCTCAATACGTGCCGAAGAATGGTCAGGACCTTGCCCCTCATAACCGTGAGGCAAGAGCATTACCACTCCCGAGCGTTCATTCCACTTTTGGAAAGAAGAGGAGACAAACTCGTCGGTAACTGCTTGTGCACAGTTTGCAAAGTCTCCGAACTGGGCTTCCCAAAGCACTAGGGTTTCCGGGGACTCTACCGAATAGCCATACTCGAAAGCTAGGGGAGCATATTCGGAAAGCGGAGAGTTATAGACCCTAAAAGTAGCCTGATCTTCGGTGAGGAAATTCAACGGCGTCCATTCGCGACCATTGCGGTAATCATGAATTACCGCGTGGCGGTGCGAGAAAGTACCCCGGCGGGAATCTTGCCCTCCCAGACGCACATTGGTTCCTTCCATCAGCAAAGAGCCGTAGGCCAACATCTCGCCCATGCCCCAGTCAATCTTGCCTTCCCGCGACATGACTTCCCGCTTTTGCAGTACCTTCATAATCTTGGGGTGAGGAGTGAACTTCTCTGGTACCCGCACCTGGGATTGACCGATTCGCTCTACCTCTTCACGAGTAATCGCTGAAGTCCAGCCAATCATCATCCCCTGCCCGGGTTGTTGCGAGGAGGGCATCACCCACCGCGTATCGCCCCCGGGATTAGTGGTGTCGTCATGTTCGGCGGCGTCGAATTCTTTCTTTTCCCGAGTTTCCTGGAAAATCTTATTCAGATCATCATGGTATTCCTGCAAGGCTTCTGCCGCTTTTTCTTCACTGAGGTCACCGCGCCCGATCAGGTTACGGGTATAGACCTCGCGCGTGGTAGGTAGGCGGTCGATTAAGGAGTAAAGCACCGGCTGGGTCATAGAGGGGTCATCGCCCTCATTATGTCCACGCCGGCGGTAGCAAACCATATCGATAATGACGTCTTTATGAAACTCTTGCCTAAAGTCGAAGGCCAGCTTCGCCACTTTCACCACGTCTTGCGGGAAATCCCCATTAACGTGGAAGATTGGAACCTGCAGCCCTTTTGCCAAGTCGGTGCAGTAGCGGGTAGAACGCCCCGAGGTAGGTCCGGTAGTAAACCCAATCTGGTTATTAACAATAATGTGTACGGTGCCGCCAGTACGGTAGCCGCGCAGTTGCGACATATTGAGGGTTTCCTGTACTACGCCCTCGCCGATAAAGGCGGCATCACCGTGAATCAGAATCGGCATTACTAGGCTTTCTGCCTCTTTACCCCCGCCTAAGCGATCCTGCTTAGCGCGGGTAATCCCTTCGGTTACTCCATTGGCGGCCTCCAGGTGGGAGGGGTTAGCGGTCAGCGATACTAGCACTCCCTCGCCCTCCGCGGCAGAATAAATACCCTCGGTACCCAGGTGATATTTGACATCGCCAGAGCCCTGGGTAGAGTTCGGATCCAGGTAGCCTTCAAACTCGGAGAAAATTTGCTCATAGGATTTACCCGCCACGTTCGAAAGCACATTCAAGCGTCCGCGGTGAGCCATCCCGATGGTAATATCTTTCAACCCGGCATGAGACGCGTTAAAGAGCATATTGTCCAGCAGTGGAATCAGAGATTCTGCGCCCTCTAGTGAGAAACGTTTTTGTCCCACATATTTGGTTTGCAGGAAGGT
Proteins encoded:
- a CDS encoding multifunctional oxoglutarate decarboxylase/oxoglutarate dehydrogenase thiamine pyrophosphate-binding subunit/dihydrolipoyllysine-residue succinyltransferase subunit; protein product: MPNSEHQMDQSVSPINQEIIDELYDKYCKDPLSVPEDWREYFAALEARNAQIKDPESEESEPHQVTPTGSAVSGRDVTRSDLPPAPPVAASEPTSPYVARQTALDLGPGSPGGEEDQVERLRGVAKAVVKNMDESLKIPTATSAREIPAKLLIENRKVINTHLAATTGGKVSFTHLIGYAIIEALVEMPSMNVRFEKDEDGRDCIRKFAHVGFGLAIDLPKEDGSRSLMVPVVHNADTLNFKQFIDAYEDLVKRARAGALKPADFAGGTVTLTNPGTLGTKHSVPRLMAGQGAIIGVGATSFPAEWAGASPSQLANAGVGQIMTMTSTYDHRVIQGAGSGEFLRIVEQKLAGHDGFYERVFSTLGVAHEPYQWERDFNYDEVTEKGKPARIAELIHAYRSRGHLAANTDPLQQILRRHPDLSIGSYGLSVWDLDRVFPTGGFAGRDTMNLRDLLEHLRATYTQAVGIEYMHIQDPVQRRWVQNRIEKPAKKLSKDEQMHVLSMLNHAEAFETFLQTKYVGQKRFSLEGAESLIPLLDNMLFNASHAGLKDITIGMAHRGRLNVLSNVAGKSYEQIFSEFEGYLDPNSTQGSGDVKYHLGTEGIYSAAEGEGVLVSLTANPSHLEAANGVTEGITRAKQDRLGGGKEAESLVMPILIHGDAAFIGEGVVQETLNMSQLRGYRTGGTVHIIVNNQIGFTTGPTSGRSTRYCTDLAKGLQVPIFHVNGDFPQDVVKVAKLAFDFRQEFHKDVIIDMVCYRRRGHNEGDDPSMTQPVLYSLIDRLPTTREVYTRNLIGRGDLSEEKAAEALQEYHDDLNKIFQETREKKEFDAAEHDDTTNPGGDTRWVMPSSQQPGQGMMIGWTSAITREEVERIGQSQVRVPEKFTPHPKIMKVLQKREVMSREGKIDWGMGEMLAYGSLLMEGTNVRLGGQDSRRGTFSHRHAVIHDYRNGREWTPLNFLTEDQATFRVYNSPLSEYAPLAFEYGYSVESPETLVLWEAQFGDFANCAQAVTDEFVSSSFQKWNERSGVVMLLPHGYEGQGPDHSSARIERYLQLCAQENMWVCQPSNPANNFHMLRSQAYKRPRKPLIAFEPKQLLRLAAAASPVEDFISGQFQPVIGEVDERVSQPSRVLLCTGRVYYDLVKERAKRERFDTAIVRLEQLYPLPVDELKKVLDTWGELPLTWVQDEPENQGAWPFMALHLPGAIGKTVQVASRPEAASPAAGNSKLHKTENAELMEKAFA